A single region of the Cryptococcus decagattii chromosome 4, complete sequence genome encodes:
- a CDS encoding homoserine kinase, with translation MAARKYKIHVPCTSANIGPGFDVCGIALSLSLSLVVTIPCATPNAEPLPKIIYAGLDSDNVPLSPYKNLLTRVALYVLRANGITTFPPGVTIEAHNEIPFGRGLGSSGAAVIAGVLLGDLLGNLNLPKSRLLDFALMVERHPDNVTAALIGGFVGSYLRELSPQDMSAASIPLAEVLPEYPPDAGPDWGKSPPQPPHGIGHFVRFGWAKEIKAIAVSPRFELATAKARGVLPESYSRKDMIFNLQRLAVLTTALARSPPDPDLIYDAMGDRVHQPYRMTLIPGLPKILSTLTPTSHPGLLGICLSGAGPTILALATHNFEAIANEIERIFADEQVLVDHKVLDIDEKGSWVENITET, from the exons ATGGCAGCCCGCAAATACAAGATTCACGTCCCCTGCACTTCTGCAAACATTGGCCCCGGGTTCGACGTCTGCGGCATtgctctttccctttctctttccctcgTTGTCACCATCCCTTGCGCTACACCCAATGCCGAGCCGTTGCCCAAGATCATCTATGCCGGTCTTGACTCCGACAACgtccctctttctccctATAAAAACCTTTTGACTCGAGTAGCCCTCTATGTCCTCCGAGCAAACGGTATCACCACTTTTCCTCCTGGAGTGACCATTGAGGCTCACAACGAAATCCCCTTCGGGCGTGGCCTTGGGTCGTCAGGGGCTGCCGTCATTGCCGGTGTCCTTCTCGGCGACTTGCTCGGTAACCTCAACCTCCCCAAATCCCGCTTGCTTGACTTTGCTCTCATGGTTGAGCGCCATCCGGACAATGTTACTGCTGCCCTTATCGGTGGTTTCGTTGGCTCTTATCTTCGTGAACTTTCTCCTCAGGATATGTCGGCTGCCAGTATCCCTCTCGCAGAGGTGCTCCCAGAATATCCCCCTGATGCCGGACCCGACTGGGGTAAGAGCCCTCCTCAGCCTCCTCACGGTATTGGGCACTTTGTGAGGTTCGGATGGGCGAAGGAGATCAAGGCGATCGCCGTTTCTCCCAGGTTTGAGTTGGCAACTGCCAAGGCAAGGGGTGTTTTGCCAGAAAGCTATTCTAGGAAGGACATG ATCTTCAACCTTCAAAGATTAGCTGTACTTACAACCGCTTTGGCTCGATCTCCTCCTGATCCCGACCTCATCTACGATGCCATGGGCGACCGTGTCCATCAGCCTTATCGAATGACCCTC ATTCCCGGTCTTCCCAAAATTCTTTCCACTCTTACTCCCACTTCCCACCCCGGTCTTCTCGGTATCTGTCTTTCAGGAGCTGGTCCTACCATCCTCGCTCTTGCCACTCACAATTTCGAGGCTATCGCCAACGAGATTGAGAGAATATTCGCAGATGAGCAGGTTTTAGTCGACCACAAGGTTTTGGATATTGATGAGAAGGGTAGCTGGGTTGAGAATATCACAGAAACTTAG
- a CDS encoding protein phosphatase methylesterase 1, with the protein MSDMFRKSMLNKLPQLPPTRAPWADEPDVEDIDEEDEENEQGDAIGELGPVTMGPSKHNTQDYSPLSASTFFAQAAEVQPPSTPCTFRVYLTPPNLPTPSANAGTLPGPSGMRTQQQTNKHGTYLVCHHGGGASGLGFAPLAREVKAKGNSEMGVLAFDCRGHGKTSTRDPKLELDLSHDTLLSDFVALIEMIFPNPKESPSLILLGHSMGAAPVVSAAPELQKKGYIIPGVVVLDVVEGTAVESLPAMKSLLSKRPESFRSVVDAIYWHVSSNCIRNVESARVSVPHIIVPAPMSPSSGPAASPGYKQVWRTNLLRTERYWEGWYKGLSERFLRAKCARLLVLAGEERLDRELMVGQMQGKFQLEVMSDVGHYLHEDNPARLAALLITFWRRNTRVLVLPPKIGTAGSGDRSGPVEVKQVGQQ; encoded by the exons ATGTCTGACATGTTCAGAAAATCAATGCTGAACAAGTTACCCCAACTACCGCCCACTCGAGCGCCATGGGCCGACGAACCGGATGTCGAAGACATtgacgaggaagacgaggaaaacGAACAAGGTGACGCAATTGGAGAGCTTGGACCTGT GACCATGGGCCCTAGTAAACACAATACCCAAGACTATTCTCCTCTCTCCGCATCGACCTTCTTCGCCCAAGCTGCCGAAGTTCAACCACCTTCCACACCCTGCACGTTTCGAGTCTACCTCACCCCCCCTAACTTACCGACGCCGTCTGCCAATGCTGGAACGCTCCCAGGTCCTTCAGGGATGAGGACACAGCAGCAGACGAATAAACATGGGACGTATCTGGTTTGTCATCATGGAGGGGGGGCGAGCGGACTGGGTTTTGCCCCGCTGGCCAGAGAGGTGAAGGCAAAAGGCAATAGTGAGATGGGTGTACTGGCATTTGATTGTCGCGGACATG GCAAAACGTCTACAAGAGACCCAAAACTCGAGCTTGATTTATCCCATGACACCCTTCTATCCGACTTTGTGGCTCTTATTGAAATGATTTTCCCTAATCCAAAAGAATCACCTTCCCTTATC TTACTAGGCCATTCAATGGGCGCTGCACCAGTGGTCAGTGCTGCTCCCGAATTGCAGAAGAAAGGATACATCATCCCCGGTGTTGTCGTTCTCGATGTTGTAGAGG GTACGGCGGTTGAATCTCTTCCAGCAATGAAgtccctcctctccaaacGCCCAGAATCTTTCCGTTCAGTGGTAGATGCTATCTACTGGCA CGTATCATCCAACTGTATCCGCAACGTTGAGTCAGCCAGGGTCTCTGTCCCACACATCATCGTCCCTGCCCCCATGTCCCCTTCATCTGGCCCTGCCGCAAGTCCTGGATACAAACAAGTCTGGCGTACCAACCTCCTACGGACCGAGCGATATTGGGAAGGATGGTACAAAGGTCTTAGTGAAAGGTTTTTGAGAGCCAAGTGCGCGAGGTTGTTGGTTCTCGCGGGTGAGGAGAGATTGGATCGCGAATTGATGGTTGGACAAAT GCAAGGAAAATTCCAGCTGGAGGTCATGTCGGATGTAGGCCATTATTTGCACGAG GACAACCCCGCACGACTGGCAGCTCTCCTTATCACATTCTGGCGACGCAACACCCGCGTGCTCGTCTTACCGCCAAAGATTGGCACAGCTGGATCAGGCGATAGAAGTGGACCTGTAGAGGTGAAGCAAGTTGGTCAACAGTGA
- a CDS encoding protein HIR1, which yields MKVTKPNWVEHTVGEKKAKTAIYSISVHPDGTRLATGGLDHKVKIWSTLPILDVEAEKEEENPKLLCTMSSHTGSVLSVRWAHHGRFLATGSDDQVIMIWGLDPDGGGRLWGSDEVNVENWKALTRLVGHVADVVDLAWSRDDTMLASVGLDSTVWIWDGLTFERLRKLDLHQGFVKGVCWDPVGNYLATQSDDKTVKIWNTEDWSLAETISKPFETSPQSTFFRRLSWSPDGAFIAASNAMNGPVFVAAVIDREGWASDISFVGHENTIQVAAFNPRLFFPEGEPKGRATASSMLALGANDFSISIWRNTLYKPLVVLKDIFGADLMDLCWSNDGYVLYGSSVDGSVCAIQFEPSEFTDLADFSATELVLREYDYKPKRSHQPLAVHSSAPSITNGFGPSTTTSTHVNVLQPKKGKVKRRVDLSNGNASAGPSAGPSRQALRPPPPADPFSGPIQGFASPSTAQASTARMFEDAHRAFGSSNAGTANNSPRIGDKRKASGSYEDPTRGLRGRGMPLQQPVQPSEVQIIRAPMVASSSSGTGSSVADLPHPQVQSILRTQPIGNGSRGIYLEAQNTSDPEEKNVLGYFTADEQRWMDYLPKAALAVTITKQFCAVACEDGSLRVYSPAGRLILNMKLSGLVYDLKGEGKMLFIITTDCQVRMLNTRSGKAFFPPSSIHHLLFPGSSSSHSFDIISCTLQPNGVPIIITSEPQAFAYDASLHEWTTIASPPIAGVQPLPSGPSGPLSVVDQIIAQSTPLMTSEKSNAPWLKESYVMSQFEIKLRATVLLDSKEEYKHWLAGYMKYLGDENFAERAEEVMRDLIGPVHHQLKPTGWEPKLLGVDKREIAAEALQRRDSGSCKIIHGHANEGYQKITSIPSSADLSLKPLEVNRDTSLM from the exons ATGAAGGTTACCAAGCCCAACTGGGTGGAACATACCG tgggggagaagaaagccAAAACAGCCATTTACAGCATTTCTGTGCATCCAGATGGTACTCGATTAGCGACAGGTGGTTTAG ACCACAAAGTTAAGATCTGGTCAACGCTACCAATTCTCGACGTAGAggcagagaaggaagaagaaaatcCCAAATTGCTATGCACAATGTCTTCCCATACCG GATCTGTGCTGTCTGTACGATGGGCTCATCACGGAAGATTTCTGGCGACAGGATCAGATGACCAGGTTATTATGATATGGGGTCTTGATCC TGATGGAGGTGGTCGGCTTTGGGGTTCTGACGAAGTTAACGTTGAGAATTGGAAGGCTTTAACGCGATTGGTTGGGCATGTAGCAG ATGTTGTAGATCTAGCTTGGTCAAGGGATGATACCATGTTGGCATCCGTTGGCCTTGACAGTACCGTCTGGATTTGGGATGGCTTGACATTTG AACGATTGAGAAAACTCGATTTACATCAGGGATTTGTTAAGGGAGTTTGTTGGGATCCTGTCGGAAATTACCTGGCTACCCAA TCCGATGACAAGACGGTGAAAATCTGGAACACTGAGGACTGGTCACTCGCTGAAACTATTTCCAAACCATTCGAGACATCGCCGCAAAGCACATTCTTCCGAAGATTGAGCTGGTCGCCTGATGGTGCTTTCATCGCAGCGTCCAATGCTATGAATGGACCAGTgtttgttgctgctgtgATTGACCGAGAGGGTTGGGCGTCGGATATCTCCTTTGTCGGACACGAAAATACAATCCAAGTAGCC GCTTTCAACCctcgcctcttcttccctgAAGGTGAGCCTAAAGGAAGAGCGACAGCTTCCAGCATGCTTGCTCTTGGCGCGAATGATTTTAGCATCTCTATATGGCGAAACACACTTTACAAGCCGTTGGTAGTGTTAAAAGACATTTTTGGAGCCGACTTAATGGACCTTTGCTG GTCAAATGACGGATATGTCCTGTACGGTTCCTCCGTTGATGGCTCAGTGTGTGCTATTCAGTTTGAACCCTCCGAGTTCACCGACCTTGCCGACTTTTCCGCGACCGAACTCGTTCTCCGAGAATACGATTACAAACCCAAACGGTCTCACCAGCCTCTTGCTGTCCACTCCTCCGCCCCCTCTATTACCAACGGTTTTGGCCCCTCCACCACTACCTCCACTCATGTCAACGTCCTACAACCTAAAAAGGGCAAAGTCAAACGCCGTGTTGATCTCTCTAATGGTAACGCTAGCGCTGGCCCTAGCGCCGGTCCAAGCCGCCAAGCCCTTCGacctccaccaccagctGATCCGTTCAGTGGACCTATACAAGGTTTTGCCAGTCCCTCGACGGCCCAAGCGTCAACAGCGAGAATGTTTGAAGATGCGCACCGAGCCTTCGGGTCTAGTAATGCAGGTACAGCGAATAACTCACCTAGGATAGGGGACAAGCGAAAGGCGTCCGGGTCATATGAGGATCCTACCAGAGGTCTACGAGGGAGAGGTATGCCCCTACAGCAACCAGTTCAGCCGTCTGAAGTCCAAATTATCCGAGCGCCAATGGTggcatcttcttcctccgGTACCGGTTCGTCAGTAGCCGATCTCCCGCATCCTCAAGTGCAATCAATCTTACGGACCCAACCTATTGGGAATGGAAGTCGTGGTATCTATCTGGAAGCCCAAAATACGTCTGATCCCGAAGAGAAAAATGTGCTTGGCTACTTTACAGCCGATGAACAGAGGTGGATGGATTATTTGCCGAAGGCAGCTTTGGCGGTCACTATCACGAAGCAGTTTTGTGCCGTGGCTTGCGAGGATGGTAGTCTGAGAGTCTATTCCCCTGCGGGACGATT GATACTAAACATGAAATTATCCGGCTTGGTGTATGACTTAAAGGGGGAAGGCAAGATGCTGTTCATCATAACGACCGATTGCCAAGTGCGCATGTT AAACACGCGCAGTGGCAAAGCATTTTTCCCACCATCGAGcatccaccatcttctcttcccaggatcatcatcatcccatTCTTTTGACATTATTTCATGTACCCTCCAACCTAATGGTGTTcctatcatcatcacctccGAGCCCCAAGCCTTTGCTTACGACGCATCTTTACATGAATGGACAACCATTGCCTCCCCCCCTATTGCTGGAGTCCAGCCATTGCCGAGTGGCCCTTCAGGTCCCCTCTCTGTTGTTGATCAGATTATCGCGCAGTCGACGCCATTGATGACAAGTGAAAAGAGTAATGCACCTTGGCTAAAAGAGTCATATGTCATGTCACAATTTGAGATAAAACTTCGAGCGACGGTTTTGTTGGATTCGAAGGAGGAGTACAAGCATTGGTTAGCGGGATATATGAAGTATTTGGGAGATGAAAACTTTGCTGAAAGGGCCGAAGAGGTAATGAGGGATCTTATCGGCCCTGTACACCA TCAGTTGAAACCCACTGGATGGGAACCTAAACTGTTGGGTGTTGACAAGCGCGAAATAGCGGCGGAAGCGTT GCAGAGGAGGGATTCTGGTAGTT GTAAAATAATACATG GACATGCCAACGAAGGATACCAAAAGATTACTAGCATTCCGTCATCAGCGGATCTCAGCTTGAAGCCGCTTGAGGTCAATCGTGACACTTCGCTTATGTAA